The DNA segment GACGTTGGCAGACAAGGACCGGCATCTTCTGGCGATTCTCAGCGAGAATGCCCGCATGCCGACGGCGCTCCTGGCGCGCAAACTCGGCCTGTCGCGCACCACGGTGCAGGCCAAGCTTGAACGCTTGGAGCGGGACGGCGTGATTGCCGGCTATGGCGTCCGGCTGTCGGATGATTTCGAGAAGGGACTGGTCAAGGCGCATGTGCTGATCACACTGGCCGCGAAAGCGCTGGGGCGGGTGACCCAGGAGCTGCACGATATCGAGGATGTGCGCACGTTGCATTCGGTCAGCGGCAGCTTTGATCTCATCGCCATCGTTGCGGCGTCATCGATCAGCGAACTCGATCTGGTGATCGACCGGATCGGCGAGATCGACGGCGTGGAAAAGACGCTGTCGTCGATCATTCTGTCGACGCGGATCAACAGGTGAACATTCGGCTGAGGTGTGCGGGGATTGCCCCTCACCCTAGCCCTCTCCCCGCAGGCGGGGAGAGGGGATGACGGAGATTGCGGCAAGGTCCTTCTCCCCGTCATGACGGGGAGAAGGTGCCCGACAGGGCGGATGAGGGGCAAGGTGCCCCGCAAGTTTCTCTACCCGAACAGCACCATGCTCGCCCGCAGCGTCACCCAGACGCCCCAGAGCATCGGGATGCCGACGATCGCCCAGGCGATCAGGGCCTTGCCATCGAAGCCGCCCGTGCCGATGCCGAAGGAGCCGGTCGGGCCGGCATTGGCCGCAGCGGTCTTGGCCTGCAGGGCTGCCACTTCCTCGTCCTTCATGAACCACTTGTCCGAGAGCGGCCGCACCAGCGCATTGGCAATCAGGCCGAGCGCCAACATGCCGGCGAGGATGTACATCGTGCCGGTGTAGAGTTCCGGTCCGGGGGCGACGCCGGCCGAGATCTGCGCTTCGCGGATATAGTTGACCACAACCGGGCCGACGATCCCTGCCGTTGCCCAGGCCGTCAGCAGACGCCCATGGATGGCGCCAACGAACTGGGTGCCGAAAATATCGGCGAGATAGGCGGGAATAGTCGCAAAGCCACCGCCATACATCGACAGGATGATGCCGAAGGCCAGCACGAACAGCGCCTTGTTGCCAAGGCCGGCCAGCGTGGGAGCCAGCGCATAGAGCACGATGCCAAGCACGAAGAAGCAGAAATACGTGTTCTTGCGGCCGATCTTGTCCGACAGCGATGCCCAGAAGAAGCGGCCACCGATATTGAACAGCGAGAGAAGCCCGGTAAAGCCTGCGGCAATCGCCGCGATCGAAGCCTTTTGCGTGGTGTCGAGATCGGCAAAGGCGACATCCGGCAGGCCGATCAGCGAGCCCGCGAAAATCTCCTGCAGCATGGGCGAGGCCATGCCGATGACGCCGATACCGGCCGAGACATTGAGGCAGAGCACGGCCCAGATGAGCCAGAACTGCTTCGTCTTATGAGCATCGCGCAGATGCACGTGCTTGGTGGTGATCATCGTGCTCTTGGAGGCGGGGGCAGTCCAGCCTTCCGGACGCCAGCCGGCCGGCGGGATGCGGTAGCCGAAGGCGCCGCCCATCATGAAGACGAAATAGATGATGGCCATGACGACGAAGGTCTGCCAGACGCCCGCCGACATATCGGTGCGGAAATAGGTCATCAAAAGGTTGGCAAGCGGCGCGCCGATCATTGCGCCGCCACCAAAGCCCATGATCGCCATACCCGTCGCCATGCCGCGCCGGTCGGGAAACCATTTGATCAGGGTGGAAACCGGGGAGATATAGCCAAGGCCCAGACCGATACCGCCGATGACACCGGCGCCAAGCCACATCAGCCAGAGCTGGTGGGTGTAGACGCCAAGGGCAGCAACGAGAATGCCGCCGCACCAGCAGCAGGCCGAGACGAAACCGGCTTTGCGCGGCCCCGCACGCTCCAGCCAGCCGCCCCAGATGGCGGCCGAACAGCCGAGAAGCACGAAGAACAGTGTGTAGATCCAGCCGAGATCGGAGACACGCCAGTTGCAGCTGGTGGTGAACAGGGCGGAGGCAAGGTTCATGGTGGAGCAGGTATCGGGCGCGGGGCCGATGGCCTTGGACAAAGGCAGCCAGAAGACGCTGAAGCCATAGGCCATGCCGATGCAGAGATGGATGGCAAGCGCTGCGGGCGGTACGAGCCAGCGATTGAAGCCCGGTTGAGCGATGATGCGCTCGCGGTCGAGCAGGCCGACCGAGCCTCCATTGCCAAGGGTTTGCGTTGTTGCTGCCATGTTCGTTGTTCCTCCATTCGCCCCTGTCCCGTTGGGCGTTCCCAGTGAATGTCATGTCGGGGAATGGCCGAGTGTATCGCCCACACGCGCTCCTCCACGCGTTGGTCGCCCTGCCGTCCCTACCATCACAGAGCAATCGGCGTGCCAAATCGGGCCATTCAAGATTTCAATGACTTATGGCGGCGGCGTGGCAGGGATTGGACAAAATGTCCGGAAAGCAGCGGACATTTTGTCCGGTTTAGTTGGCTTCCGGCAGCCAGATGGAAAAGGTCGTGCCTTCTCCGGGCTCGCTTTGAACGGAGATCTGGCCGTTCTGGCGCGCGATCAGGCGCTGGCTGATGGAGAGGCCAAGGCCCGTTCCTTCCTGGCGCTTTGTGGTGAAAAACGGGTCAAAGATCTTGCCGATCAGCTCCGGCGTCATGCCGACGCCGGTATCTGCGATGTCGATGCGCACGCCGGGCCGCGTCTCAAAATCCTGATCCAAAATGCGGATCGTCAGCACGCCGCCTTTCGGCATGGCATGGATGGCATTGACGATCAGGTTGACCGCCACCTGCTGCAGTTCGGTGCGGTTCATCAGCACCAGCCGCCGGGCGCGGTCGTCGCGGACGAGCTTGATCTCGGCCTTGTGGAGCAGATGCTGGACCAGCGGCAGGCAGTCGGAGATCACGTCCGATGGCGCATGGCGCTCGACATAGCCGGCATATTCCTCGGGCTTGGCAAATTGCAGGAGCTTGGTGACGATCTGGCTGATGCGGTGGATCTGTTCGTCGATCAGCCGGAACTCGACCTTTGCTTCGTCGGCCCTTGCGCCGAGAACGCTGCGGACCACATCGAGATTGCCCTGGATGACGGCGATGGGATTGTTGATCTCATGGGCGACGCCGGCGGTGATCTCGCCGATGGCGGCGAGTTTTTCCGACATGATCAGCTGCTTGGTGGTCGCCTCGATCTGGCGGTTGGCCAGCTCCAATTCGCTGGTGCGCTCGGCCACGCGGTCGTTCAATTCCTCGTTCCATTGCCGCAGCTCGCGATCGCGCTGCTGCAGCTGATCGAGCAGGCCGTCGAGATGCAGTGCCACCCGGCCGATCTCGTCGCTTGCCGCCCTCAACTCTGTGCGGGCGCCCATATTGCCGCCTTCGACGCGGGTGATGGTATCGCTCATGCGTTCCAGCGGCTTGAAGATCGCCCGCGCCCAGCGCAGGAAGATCGGCACGCTGGCGGCGGTGACGGCCAGAAAGGCGAGTACGATGGTGAGCAGCGTCGTGTATTTCGCCTGCCGGAAGGGCGTCTCCAGAAAGCCGACATAGAGCATGCCGACGCGCTTGCCAAAACTGTCGACAATCGGCTCATAGGCCGAGATGTACCAGTCGTTGACGACAAAGGCGCTGTCGAGCCAGGTGCGGCCCTCGCCCAAAACGGCTGTGCGCACGGCGGCGGACACGCGGGTTCCCAGCGCCCGGCGATCCTCGAAAAGACGCACATTGGTGCTGACGCGCACGTCATCGAGAAACAGCGTCGCGGTGCCCTTGCTGCCTTCCGGCAGGCTCGCCTCACGGTAGACGAGATCGTTGATCGTATCGATGAAGACGAGATTCTGATTGAGCAGGATGCCGCCGACCAATGCGGCCTTTAAGCCGTTTGCGAGTGTTACCGGACTGGCCGAATGCACGGTCATGCCGCGCGTTTCGCTCTTGCGGCCGGTCGGCACAGCGTTCGGGGTTTCGACCAGCTCGATGCGGGCGCGCTCGGCAAAGGCGGGCGAGAGTGCGGCTAGCTGCTCGTTGGAGAAAATATCGATGGCGGTCGAGGATGTGCCATTCAGTGCCGCGGCCACGACCGGCCACGCGCCCTGTGCCGGCCCTTGCGCATGCAGCGGCCGTCCCTCTTCATCGACAAGCATCAGGAAATCGAGGCCGAGCGTCCGGCGGCTGTCTTCCAGGAAGTTTGGCAGGGCCGCTGTGTCACCGCCGCCTACCGTGTCGCGAAATGCGGCGGAGACGGCCAGCGCCTGGATATGCTCGCCGGTGTTTTCGAGGATGCGGGAGAGATATTGATGGGCGATGGTGAGGTCGCCATTGACCTTGGTGATCAGCAGCGCATCGAATTTCGCGTTCCAGCGGGTAATGGCGATACCCAGCAGCAGCGGCAGGATGACCAGCGTCGGCAGGAGCGCGATGGCCAGAAGCCTGAAGCGGATGGAGCGGGCAGGGCGCTCCTTAAGGCGAGGCTGTTCAGCCATTCCAGGCAGCGCATTTGCGGTCGATGGTCTTGCGCGAAATGCCAAGACGGCGGGCCGCCTCATCGCGGTTGCCGCCGGTTTCCTCCAGGACGGCCAGGATATGCCGCCGCTCGACATCGTCCAGCGTTTCGCCGGCGAGGTCAGCCTCCTGCGTGCGGCCGCCGCGGAAATCTTCGGGAAATTTGCCGAGGATCAGCGAGCGTTCGATGAGATTGCGCAGCTCGCGGACATTGCCGGGCCAGGCGTAGCGCGTAAGCGTCGCGCGCACCGGCGCGTCGATCGGCACCGGCGGCATGCCCAGCTGTTGCGACAGTTTCTGCATGAACAGGTCTGCCAGTTCCTGCACGTCATTGCCCCGGTCGCGCAGCGGCGGCAGATGGAGCTGCATGACGTTGATGCGATAGAACAGATCGGCGCGAAAGCGGCCTTTCTCGACCTCCTTCTGCAGATCGGCATTGGTGGCGAATACGAAGCGCAGATCGACGGGAACCTCGCGTTCGGAACCGACAGGCCGGACGCGGCGGTCTTCGATGACGCGCAGCAGCTTGCTTTGCGTGGCGAGCGGCATTTCGCCGATCTCATCGAGAAACAGCGTGCCGCCCTGGGCATGGGTGAACAGGCCTTCACGGTTGTTTTCAGCGCCGGTAAAGGCCCCCCTGATATGGCCGAACAGCTCGGTTTCGATCATGTCGGCGGGAATGGCGGCGCAGTTGACCGGGACGAACGGCTTGTCCACCCGGTCGGACAAGGTGTGCAGCGAGCGGGCGGCAACTTCCTTGCCCGTGCCGGATTCGCCGGTCAAAAGCACGGAGGTCGGCAGCGGGGCGACGCGCGCAATGGTATCGCGGACATCGCCGATCACCCGTGACGTGCCGATCAGCCGGTCGCGCAGGAGGATATGATCGGACGTAGCCTTCAGCTCGTAGCGCAACACGAAATTTTCGCGCTGCAGCCGCATGCGATCAAGGCAGCGGGCGACGGAATTGAGGATCTGGTTGGAGCGGAAGGGTTTCAAGACAAAATCGACGGCACCGGCGCGCAGCGCCTGGATCGCGGTTTCAAGGTCGGCAAAGGCGGTGATCAGGATGGCTTCGGCAAAAAAGCCGATGGCGCGCTGCTCGGCCAGCCAATCGACGCCGTTCTTGCCGGGCATGATATTGTCGAGGATCACCACGTCGAAATGATGCGCGTCGAGCTTGCGCGAGGCCTCGTCGGTATCGGCCGCCTCCTCGATCCGTTTGCAGCGGGGCCCGAGCGTGCGGACCAGGAAATTGCGCATGCCCGGCTCGTCATCGACAATCAGAATGGATGCCTGCGCAAGCCACGGACCGAACTCGGGATCCCGCTCCGGCATGGACGTTTTTCGCGCTGCCTCTCCCTGCAAAAGTCTCTCCCTCTTTTGACAAGGCCGACCATAGCAAGGCTGACCGGCAGGGACCAAGCGGTTTCGCGTTTGTTTCGGTAAACAGCGGGATTGGTTAGGGCGGGCCGGCTGGTAGGGGCGTTGCGGGGCTTGCTGAGGAGGGCACTTACCGCACTTTCAGGCCCAGTTCCGCAAGCAGCTGACCTGCCTGATCGCGCGAGATGGTTGCGCCCTTGAATTGCTTGGCGTTCAAAAGGCGGATGCCGCCGAGGTCGGCGCCGCGAAGGTCGGCGCCTTCAAAGCGGCAGTCGACGAGATTGGCGTCGCGCAGGCTGCAATCCTGAAAGATCGCGTCGCGGAAATCGCATTTCTTGAGGTCCGCCATCTGGAAATCGAGGCCATTGAGACGGGCCTTTCGAAACGACAGGCCGGGCAGGCGGGCGTCGGCCAGGCGGGTTTCTGTGAAGGTGAGGTTGAGGGTCTTTGCTTCCGACAGGTTCGCGCCGGTCAATTTACTGCGGACGATCTCAGCACCGGTCAGCGTCGCGCCCCGGAAATTGCTGTTGTTGAAGTCGCATCCCTCGATCCGGCTCTCGGAGAAATCGCAGCCGGTAAAATCGGCAAGGCCGCCCTTGCAGCTCTTCCAGACAGTGCCGCTGAGCTTTGCGCCGGTGAAATTGACCTGCTTGACGTTGCAATCCTCAAGGATCCAGCCCTCCAGCATCAGGCGTGAAAGATCAGCGTCCTCCAGCACGCAGGCTGTGAGCCGGTGCGGGAGACCGGTTTTCGAAAGGCGTTCGACCGCGTTGCGATCAAGCTCGCTGTTCTCGATGATATTGGCCGGTAAAATCGGGTCCGGGGCGGTGGCCATGACGCTGTTCCTTGTTGGTGACCGAGGACACATGGCGCAGGACCACTCACCTTGCCGGCCACTGCTGATCGAACCGGTATCGTGGAAACGCGGCAAGCACCATAGACTGCTGACGGCAAGGACCGGAACCGGACGAACTTTTTCGGTATGGGCGGCTCACCCGGATGCCGGTCTGGCTCAACGGCGGGTGGGCAAATTGTCATGGATCCGCGTAGCCCGGAACGCCTTCATCGCGCCCAACTCCGCGCGGCCAGGCTTTCGGCGCAATCGATAATGGTTGTCTTGCCGGGGCGCGGCTGGAAACCCAGTACATCGCGCGCCTTTTGCCCAGCCAGGAGGAATTTGCGGCCGATCAGGGGTGCAAGGGGTTTCAAGCTTGGCAGGAAGGGCAGTAACAACCGGACAAGTGCCGTCGGCAACTGGTATTTCGGTGCTTTGCGTCCAAGCTGGCCGGGGCTTTCGCGCAACGCCCCGGAAATATCGGCCATCCACATGAATTCCGAAGCGGCAATGAAGCGCTCGCCGGCTGAATGTGGCGAGAGCATTGCCTTGATATGGATATCCGCCAGATCGCGGACGTCCACGACCCAGAAACCGAGTTTCGGCATGGCTTTCGGCCGCCCCTCGACGAGATCGGCGATGATCTTGACCGAGCCGAGATTGCCGTCTGTCAGCACCGGGCCGAAAACCGCGCCGGGAAGGATGGTTGTGAATTCTGTTGCGCCGCCATGTTCTGCCATGAAATCCCATGCCGCCCGTTCGGCGAGGATTTTCGAGACCCGGTAGGCATCGAATTGCGGGTCATCGGGATCGGCCCAGATCGTTTCGTCGCTGATGCGTCCGGAATCCAGCGGCGGCCGCGCCGTCGCTGCAGCAGAGGTCATGACCACGCGTTTGACGCCTGCAGCCACGGCCGCCTTCAAAACCCTGATCGTGCCGTCGCGTGCCGGGGCGACAAACGAATTCTGGTCGCCTTCCGCCCCGCCCCCAAGCGGCGAAGCCACGTGGAGAACGTAATCGCAGCCCGCCATCGCGCTGTCCCAGCCTTCGTCCTGCAAAAGGTCTGCTGCGGCGAAGGACAGCCGTTCGGTGTTTTCGACCACGCGCTTCACCGCATCGCGAATGTCCGGCCCCCGCTTCAGGTCGCGCACCGTGGTGCGGACGTGGTGGTTCTGCCGGAGCAGTTCGACAATGCACCATTTGGCGACATAGCCGGTGCCGCCGGTAACGAGGACCGTTGCCATGACGATTACTGCTCCGTGGATGAAGGGCTGGTGGCGGCGGCCGGATGGATCAGACCGGAAATGCCATGCCGCCGGCTGATACGGTAGACCGATGCGGGCGGCAGATTTTGCAAGGTCGTGCCGATCCGCCTTGCCTTCAGGCCAAGCCGGTCGAGGATCGGCCTGGGCACGGGGCACCGGGGTCCATAGGTGAACTGATAGAAATGACCGCCGGTCCTTATCCGCGAAAAGGCACCATTGAGGATCGACATCACCTTGCGCGGCGACATGGACAGCAGCGGCAGGCCGCTGATCACGGCGCCGGCCTCCTGCGTGATCGGCAGCCGCCTGTCTCCAAGATGGGCGGCATCGAGATTGAACACGCTGGCTTGCGGAAATCGCTGCTTCAAGAGGCCGGTGAACTCCGCACCATATTCGATCAGGACCAGATCATTGGGGGAGAGGCCCCTGTCGAGGAGCGCCTTGGTGAAGACCCCGGTTCCTGGACCGAGCTCAATGACAGGCGCGTTTGCCAGAACGATTTCCTTCGTGATCAAACGGGCGAGAGACTGGCTGGAGGGCGCAATCGCTGCGACGCGGAACGGATCTGACGCCCATGTGCGGAAGAAATGCCAGCGATCGGATGGGGTGCATATATGGGTCAAAGGCAGTTCCTCGTTTTCCGTTGGAAACGCTGCGGCGTCGTTGCAGTCGATTGTCTACAGCTGTATACTTCGGAAATAACGATAAGTCTACAGGTGTAGATTAAAAGAGGTATCACGATGTTTTGCCGCAAGCCAACCCGCTCGCGCGATGCCGCCGCCACGCGCGCGGCGATCCTTGAATCAGCGCGTCATGCGTTTGTAACGTCGGGATATGACGGAGCTGGCGTGCGCGATATTGCCAAGGGGGCAGGCGTTACCGCCATGCTGATCAATCGTTATTTCGGCTCAAAGGAAGCTTTGTTTGAGGAGGTTTTGGCACGCGCAAACCAGAGCCCGATCATCGCCACCGCAGAAACGCTGAACGCACCCGACAGGGCTGCCAGAATCAGCAAGGCGCTGTTGCAGTTCACGCAACCCGGCGCCACGGCACTGGACGGCTTTTTGATCATGTTGCGATCGGCATCCAATGAAAGGGCGCTGGCGATCGCCCGGAATGTGATCGAGGATCACCACCAGAAAAACGTCAGCCTGGCGCTCTCAGGCGAGGCGGGGCCGCAGAGGGCGGCCGTGCTCCTGTCGCTTGTGGCCGGAATCCAGATCATGCGCCAGGTCATCGGGCTGGAGGCCTTGACGGAAAATTTCAACCCGGAGCTGGAAAGGGTCCTGCATGGGCTTGTGAGCCAGCTGGTCCAGGCGTGACCGCCGGCGGCTTCCGATTAAAGATGAGGCGCTCGAACGGGTCTCAGGCCTTTTCCGGAATGCTCGGTTCGGACAGGGATTCGCCTGCCGCCGTGCCCTTGCCGCCGGGCGCGCCAGCGGCCGCATCGCTGCCGGTGCCGACGCCCTCGGAGCCGGAATAGGGGGGCTTGATGATGGCGGCGGCGGAGATGACGAGCGGATCGAAGCCGGCGTCGCCCTGTTCGATCAGCTCAAAGAAAGCCTTGCGCATGCGTGGCTCCCAGAACTTGTTGATATGGGTTGCCACGCCCTCGACGCGCTCGTCTTCTGGCTGCGATTTGAAGAAGGTGGCGATCTGGTTGGCCATGCGGACAAGTTTGCCATTGGTGTTATCAAGCGACATCGGCGATGGCTCCGGATTGAATGCGGTGGGGTTGCGTGAAAATCTCGAAATCGGCGCCGCGCACCAGCGCAATCAGCGTCATTCCCGCCTCGTCCGCGGTGCGGATGGCAAGCGCCGTCGGTGCCGATATGGCGATGATGAACGGGCTGCCGATGATGGCGGTTTTCTGCACCATCTCGACGGAGACGCGGCTGGTGACGACAACGGCGCCGGTTGATCCTGCGTGCCCGGCCCGGGCCGCAGCCCCTACCAGCTTGTCCAGCGCATTGTGGCGGCCGACATCCTCGCGCACGGCGATCAGGCCCTTGCCGGGCACATAGAAGCCGGCGCCATGCACGGCGCGCGTTTCGAAATGCAGCGGCTGCTGGCCGTTGAGGAGGGCGACGGCCTCGATGATCTCCTGTTGCGACAGCCGCAATGCCGAGGCCGAGACCGACGGCGTCTTGCGCACGGCCTGCTCGATCGATTCGATGCCGCAAAGCCCGCAGCCGACGGGACCGGCCATGTGGCGGCGGCGCGAGACGAGCGCGTCGTTCTGCTCGTTCTTCAGCGTGATCTGCAGGTCGATGCCCTTTTCATCGGCAACGGCCTCGATCGATTCGATTTCGCCGGGATGGGTGATGATCCCTTCCGTCAGGCTGAAGCCGACAGCAAAATCCTCGAAATCGCCGGGTGTGGCCATCATCACGGCATGGGTCGAGCCGCCATAGGAAAGCGCGATCGGCGTTTCCTCCGGCACCACGCGTGACCCGGCCGTGAGCTTGCCGCTGCGATGCGCAGTCTCCGAAACGGTCTGGGTGAGGTTCAACGGGGTCATACCGCGCACTCCCTCTTCTCCCCAGCGGGGAGAAGGTGGCGCAAAGCGCCGGATGAGGGGGGCGAAGCCATTTTTTCCTGGCGATTGGGATCGTTTTTTTGGGCAGCCTTGGCGAGAAGCGGCGTATGCGGAACTGGCCTGCGGCCCCCCTCATCCGCCCTTCGGGCACCTTTTCCCCGCTGGGGAGAAGGGGGAGTTTGCCGCGCATGCAGCGACCAATCTCCCCCCTTGAGGGGGAGATGTCCTGGAGGGACAGAGGGGGGTGCATGCGTCACATTCATCATTCTTTGTTCTTCTGCAGTCGCAGTTTGCCGCAGTCCGGCGTCACCTGCTACTCCGCAGCCTCCAGCTTGCCGGAAATCCGGCGGGACTGGCGGGCTTGTTCGTCATAGTCGATCTGCCACTGCGAGGGGCCGTTGGACGGCGAGATCTGCACTGCGGTGACCTTATACTCAGGGCAGTTGGTTGCCCAGTCGGAGAAGTCGGTGGTGATGACGTTGGCTTGCGTCGTCGGGTGGTGGAAGGTGGTGTAGACGACGCCGGTTGCGACGCGGTCGGTGATGAGCGCGCGCAGCGTCGTATCGCCGGAGCGGCTTTGCAGCTTCACCCAGTCGCCATCGCGCACGCCGCGCAGTTCGGCATCGTGCGGGTGGATTTCCAGCCGGTCCTCCTCATGCCAGACGACATTGTCGGTGCGCCGGGTCTGGGCGCCGACATTGTACTGGCT comes from the Pararhizobium qamdonense genome and includes:
- a CDS encoding Lrp/AsnC family transcriptional regulator, giving the protein MTLADKDRHLLAILSENARMPTALLARKLGLSRTTVQAKLERLERDGVIAGYGVRLSDDFEKGLVKAHVLITLAAKALGRVTQELHDIEDVRTLHSVSGSFDLIAIVAASSISELDLVIDRIGEIDGVEKTLSSIILSTRINR
- a CDS encoding OFA family MFS transporter; amino-acid sequence: MAATTQTLGNGGSVGLLDRERIIAQPGFNRWLVPPAALAIHLCIGMAYGFSVFWLPLSKAIGPAPDTCSTMNLASALFTTSCNWRVSDLGWIYTLFFVLLGCSAAIWGGWLERAGPRKAGFVSACCWCGGILVAALGVYTHQLWLMWLGAGVIGGIGLGLGYISPVSTLIKWFPDRRGMATGMAIMGFGGGAMIGAPLANLLMTYFRTDMSAGVWQTFVVMAIIYFVFMMGGAFGYRIPPAGWRPEGWTAPASKSTMITTKHVHLRDAHKTKQFWLIWAVLCLNVSAGIGVIGMASPMLQEIFAGSLIGLPDVAFADLDTTQKASIAAIAAGFTGLLSLFNIGGRFFWASLSDKIGRKNTYFCFFVLGIVLYALAPTLAGLGNKALFVLAFGIILSMYGGGFATIPAYLADIFGTQFVGAIHGRLLTAWATAGIVGPVVVNYIREAQISAGVAPGPELYTGTMYILAGMLALGLIANALVRPLSDKWFMKDEEVAALQAKTAAANAGPTGSFGIGTGGFDGKALIAWAIVGIPMLWGVWVTLRASMVLFG
- a CDS encoding sensor histidine kinase encodes the protein MAEQPRLKERPARSIRFRLLAIALLPTLVILPLLLGIAITRWNAKFDALLITKVNGDLTIAHQYLSRILENTGEHIQALAVSAAFRDTVGGGDTAALPNFLEDSRRTLGLDFLMLVDEEGRPLHAQGPAQGAWPVVAAALNGTSSTAIDIFSNEQLAALSPAFAERARIELVETPNAVPTGRKSETRGMTVHSASPVTLANGLKAALVGGILLNQNLVFIDTINDLVYREASLPEGSKGTATLFLDDVRVSTNVRLFEDRRALGTRVSAAVRTAVLGEGRTWLDSAFVVNDWYISAYEPIVDSFGKRVGMLYVGFLETPFRQAKYTTLLTIVLAFLAVTAASVPIFLRWARAIFKPLERMSDTITRVEGGNMGARTELRAASDEIGRVALHLDGLLDQLQQRDRELRQWNEELNDRVAERTSELELANRQIEATTKQLIMSEKLAAIGEITAGVAHEINNPIAVIQGNLDVVRSVLGARADEAKVEFRLIDEQIHRISQIVTKLLQFAKPEEYAGYVERHAPSDVISDCLPLVQHLLHKAEIKLVRDDRARRLVLMNRTELQQVAVNLIVNAIHAMPKGGVLTIRILDQDFETRPGVRIDIADTGVGMTPELIGKIFDPFFTTKRQEGTGLGLSISQRLIARQNGQISVQSEPGEGTTFSIWLPEAN
- a CDS encoding sigma-54-dependent transcriptional regulator, which codes for MPERDPEFGPWLAQASILIVDDEPGMRNFLVRTLGPRCKRIEEAADTDEASRKLDAHHFDVVILDNIMPGKNGVDWLAEQRAIGFFAEAILITAFADLETAIQALRAGAVDFVLKPFRSNQILNSVARCLDRMRLQRENFVLRYELKATSDHILLRDRLIGTSRVIGDVRDTIARVAPLPTSVLLTGESGTGKEVAARSLHTLSDRVDKPFVPVNCAAIPADMIETELFGHIRGAFTGAENNREGLFTHAQGGTLFLDEIGEMPLATQSKLLRVIEDRRVRPVGSEREVPVDLRFVFATNADLQKEVEKGRFRADLFYRINVMQLHLPPLRDRGNDVQELADLFMQKLSQQLGMPPVPIDAPVRATLTRYAWPGNVRELRNLIERSLILGKFPEDFRGGRTQEADLAGETLDDVERRHILAVLEETGGNRDEAARRLGISRKTIDRKCAAWNG
- a CDS encoding pentapeptide repeat-containing protein, encoding MATAPDPILPANIIENSELDRNAVERLSKTGLPHRLTACVLEDADLSRLMLEGWILEDCNVKQVNFTGAKLSGTVWKSCKGGLADFTGCDFSESRIEGCDFNNSNFRGATLTGAEIVRSKLTGANLSEAKTLNLTFTETRLADARLPGLSFRKARLNGLDFQMADLKKCDFRDAIFQDCSLRDANLVDCRFEGADLRGADLGGIRLLNAKQFKGATISRDQAGQLLAELGLKVR
- a CDS encoding NAD-dependent epimerase/dehydratase family protein, yielding MATVLVTGGTGYVAKWCIVELLRQNHHVRTTVRDLKRGPDIRDAVKRVVENTERLSFAAADLLQDEGWDSAMAGCDYVLHVASPLGGGAEGDQNSFVAPARDGTIRVLKAAVAAGVKRVVMTSAAATARPPLDSGRISDETIWADPDDPQFDAYRVSKILAERAAWDFMAEHGGATEFTTILPGAVFGPVLTDGNLGSVKIIADLVEGRPKAMPKLGFWVVDVRDLADIHIKAMLSPHSAGERFIAASEFMWMADISGALRESPGQLGRKAPKYQLPTALVRLLLPFLPSLKPLAPLIGRKFLLAGQKARDVLGFQPRPGKTTIIDCAESLAARSWAR
- a CDS encoding class I SAM-dependent methyltransferase; this translates as MTHICTPSDRWHFFRTWASDPFRVAAIAPSSQSLARLITKEIVLANAPVIELGPGTGVFTKALLDRGLSPNDLVLIEYGAEFTGLLKQRFPQASVFNLDAAHLGDRRLPITQEAGAVISGLPLLSMSPRKVMSILNGAFSRIRTGGHFYQFTYGPRCPVPRPILDRLGLKARRIGTTLQNLPPASVYRISRRHGISGLIHPAAATSPSSTEQ
- a CDS encoding TetR/AcrR family transcriptional regulator, with the translated sequence MFCRKPTRSRDAAATRAAILESARHAFVTSGYDGAGVRDIAKGAGVTAMLINRYFGSKEALFEEVLARANQSPIIATAETLNAPDRAARISKALLQFTQPGATALDGFLIMLRSASNERALAIARNVIEDHHQKNVSLALSGEAGPQRAAVLLSLVAGIQIMRQVIGLEALTENFNPELERVLHGLVSQLVQA
- a CDS encoding formate dehydrogenase subunit delta yields the protein MSLDNTNGKLVRMANQIATFFKSQPEDERVEGVATHINKFWEPRMRKAFFELIEQGDAGFDPLVISAAAIIKPPYSGSEGVGTGSDAAAGAPGGKGTAAGESLSEPSIPEKA
- the fdhD gene encoding formate dehydrogenase accessory sulfurtransferase FdhD — protein: MTPLNLTQTVSETAHRSGKLTAGSRVVPEETPIALSYGGSTHAVMMATPGDFEDFAVGFSLTEGIITHPGEIESIEAVADEKGIDLQITLKNEQNDALVSRRRHMAGPVGCGLCGIESIEQAVRKTPSVSASALRLSQQEIIEAVALLNGQQPLHFETRAVHGAGFYVPGKGLIAVREDVGRHNALDKLVGAAARAGHAGSTGAVVVTSRVSVEMVQKTAIIGSPFIIAISAPTALAIRTADEAGMTLIALVRGADFEIFTQPHRIQSGAIADVA